From Streptomyces cyaneogriseus subsp. noncyanogenus, the proteins below share one genomic window:
- a CDS encoding TetR/AcrR family transcriptional regulator — MVRAGLTTERLVRAAAELADEVGFEQVTVSALARRFDVKVASLYSHLKNSQDLRTRIALLALEELADRAADALAGRAGKDALTALANVYRDYAREHPGRYTAARLPLDPETAAASAGVRQARMTRALLRGYDLAEPDQTHAVRLLGSVFHGYVSLEAAGGFSHSAPGSDESWARILDALDALLRAWPAPGAGHPHP; from the coding sequence ATGGTCCGCGCGGGACTGACCACGGAGCGCCTGGTACGGGCGGCGGCGGAGCTCGCCGACGAGGTCGGCTTCGAGCAGGTCACCGTCTCGGCGCTCGCCCGGCGGTTCGACGTCAAGGTCGCCAGCCTCTACTCCCACCTGAAGAACAGCCAGGACCTCAGGACCCGGATCGCCCTGCTCGCCCTGGAGGAACTCGCCGACCGGGCCGCCGACGCACTGGCCGGGCGGGCCGGCAAGGACGCCCTGACGGCCCTCGCCAACGTCTACCGCGACTACGCCCGCGAGCACCCCGGCCGCTACACCGCGGCCCGGCTGCCCCTCGACCCGGAGACCGCGGCGGCCAGCGCGGGCGTCCGGCAGGCCCGGATGACACGCGCCCTGCTGCGCGGATACGACCTGGCGGAACCCGACCAGACCCACGCCGTACGGCTGCTGGGCAGCGTCTTCCACGGCTACGTCAGCCTGGAGGCGGCCGGGGGGTTCAGCCACAGCGCCCCCGGCTCCGACGAGAGCTGGGCCCGCATCCTGGACGCCCTGGACGCGCTGCTGCGCGCCTGGCCCGCGCCCGGCGCCGGCCACCCCCACCCGTGA
- a CDS encoding NAD(P)-dependent oxidoreductase, with amino-acid sequence MSVHSDQSPTGLATPTGPTVTVLGLGPMGRALAGAFLDAGVRTTVWNRTPGRDADLTARGALPAASPEEAVAASDLTVVCVVNYDASDAVLRQDAVTTALKGRTAVNLSADTPERARDTAAWADRHGIRYLDGAIMTPAPTIGTADAVFLFSGPQDLYGEHQPVLAALGGSHTHLGEDPGRAAAYDIALLDIFWTAMGGYAHAVAVARAEGVTARELAPFAEGIAAILPPLFTEFAGDIDDGTYSGELNPITSAASTMAHIVHASEAHGIDAGLMRVIEGQARRVIAQGHGGDGFSRVVELLGRS; translated from the coding sequence ATGTCCGTGCACAGCGACCAGTCCCCCACCGGCCTCGCCACCCCCACCGGCCCCACCGTCACCGTGCTGGGGCTCGGCCCGATGGGCCGGGCGCTGGCGGGCGCCTTCCTGGACGCCGGAGTGCGCACCACCGTCTGGAACCGCACCCCCGGCCGGGACGCCGACCTGACCGCCCGGGGCGCCCTCCCGGCCGCCTCCCCCGAGGAGGCGGTCGCCGCCAGTGACCTGACCGTCGTCTGCGTCGTGAACTACGACGCCTCCGACGCCGTACTGCGCCAGGACGCCGTCACCACCGCCCTGAAGGGCCGTACGGCCGTGAACCTGAGCGCCGACACCCCCGAGCGGGCCAGGGACACCGCGGCCTGGGCGGACCGGCACGGGATCCGCTACCTGGACGGCGCCATCATGACGCCGGCGCCGACCATCGGCACCGCCGACGCGGTCTTCCTCTTCAGCGGGCCCCAGGATCTCTACGGCGAGCACCAGCCCGTCCTGGCGGCGCTCGGCGGCAGCCACACCCACCTCGGCGAGGACCCCGGCCGGGCCGCGGCCTACGACATCGCGCTGCTCGACATCTTCTGGACCGCGATGGGGGGCTACGCGCACGCCGTCGCGGTGGCCCGGGCGGAGGGCGTCACCGCGCGGGAGCTGGCCCCCTTCGCGGAGGGCATCGCCGCCATCCTCCCGCCGCTGTTCACGGAGTTCGCCGGGGACATCGACGACGGCACCTACTCCGGTGAGCTGAACCCGATCACGTCGGCGGCGTCGACGATGGCGCACATCGTCCACGCCTCCGAGGCCCACGGCATCGACGCGGGCCTGATGCGGGTGATCGAGGGCCAGGCCCGGCGGGTGATCGCCCAGGGGCACGGCGGGGACGGGTTCAGCCGGGTCGTGGAGCTGCTGGGCCGGTCCTGA
- a CDS encoding GDSL-type esterase/lipase family protein — protein sequence MHTHDWITTPLTAALVRGALELERTEHGGLLPHRLPARARAQCVDPQLALAESQPSGVRLAFRTRATAVELDTLPTKRVYVGAPPRPDGVYELLVDGRPHARAEARGGHTLTIDLATGATEHRPGRPATLRFTGLPDRAKDVEIWLPHNETTELVALRTDAPVEPVPDRGRAVWLHHGSSISHGSDAAGPSTTWPALAASRGGVELINLGLGGSALLDPFTARAMRDTPADLISVKIGINLVNSDLMRLRAFTPAVHGFLDTLREGHPTAPLLVVSPLYCPLHEDTPGPAAFDLGALGEGKLRFRATGDPAERAAGKLTLTVIRDELARIVRQRAADDPHLHYLDGRALYGESDYAELPLPDELHPDAAAHRRIGERFAELAFAPNGPLAARTA from the coding sequence ATGCACACCCACGACTGGATCACCACCCCCCTCACCGCGGCCCTCGTGCGCGGCGCCCTCGAACTGGAGCGGACCGAGCACGGCGGTCTGCTGCCGCACCGGCTGCCCGCCCGGGCCCGCGCGCAGTGCGTCGACCCCCAGCTCGCCCTGGCCGAGTCCCAGCCCTCCGGCGTACGGCTCGCCTTCCGCACCCGGGCCACCGCCGTGGAGCTGGACACCCTGCCGACCAAGCGGGTCTACGTCGGTGCCCCGCCCCGCCCGGACGGCGTCTACGAGCTGCTCGTCGACGGCCGCCCGCACGCGCGGGCCGAGGCGCGGGGCGGCCACACCCTCACCATCGACCTGGCCACCGGGGCCACCGAGCACCGGCCCGGCCGGCCCGCCACCCTCCGCTTCACCGGCCTGCCCGACCGCGCCAAGGACGTCGAGATCTGGCTGCCGCACAACGAGACCACCGAGCTGGTCGCCCTGCGCACCGACGCCCCCGTCGAGCCGGTGCCCGACCGGGGCCGCGCGGTCTGGCTCCACCACGGCAGCTCGATCAGCCACGGCTCCGACGCCGCCGGCCCCTCCACCACCTGGCCCGCGCTGGCCGCCTCCCGGGGCGGTGTGGAGCTGATCAACCTGGGACTGGGCGGCAGCGCCCTGCTCGATCCGTTCACCGCCCGCGCCATGCGGGACACGCCCGCCGACCTGATCAGCGTCAAGATCGGCATCAATCTGGTCAACAGCGACCTCATGCGGCTGCGCGCCTTCACCCCGGCCGTCCACGGCTTCCTCGACACCCTCCGCGAGGGGCACCCCACCGCGCCGCTGCTGGTGGTCTCGCCGCTGTACTGCCCCCTCCACGAGGACACCCCGGGCCCCGCCGCCTTCGACCTCGGCGCGCTCGGCGAAGGGAAGCTCCGGTTCCGGGCCACCGGCGACCCCGCCGAACGCGCCGCCGGGAAGCTCACGCTCACCGTCATCCGCGACGAGCTCGCCCGCATCGTGCGGCAGCGGGCGGCCGACGACCCGCATCTGCACTACCTGGACGGCCGCGCGCTGTACGGCGAGTCCGACTACGCCGAGCTGCCGCTGCCCGACGAGCTCCACCCGGACGCCGCCGCCCACCGCCGCATCGGCGAACGCTTCGCGGAGCTGGCCTTCGCCCCGAACGGCCCCCTCGCCGCCCGCACCGCCTGA
- a CDS encoding winged helix-turn-helix transcriptional regulator, with protein MTHRRHDPDVCGVTAAISVIEGKWKTTLLWLLESGPHRPAELRRKVPGLTEKVMTQALREMEADGLVHREVYEVLPPKTEYSLTPLGRDLAEVLGPVSDWGHRRLERLAETRPAS; from the coding sequence ATGACGCACCGGCGCCACGATCCGGACGTCTGCGGCGTGACCGCGGCGATCAGCGTGATCGAGGGCAAGTGGAAGACCACGCTGCTGTGGCTGCTCGAATCCGGCCCGCACCGCCCGGCCGAACTGCGCCGGAAGGTGCCCGGCCTCACCGAGAAGGTGATGACTCAGGCGCTGCGCGAGATGGAGGCGGACGGACTGGTGCACCGGGAGGTGTACGAGGTCCTGCCGCCGAAGACGGAGTACTCCCTGACCCCGCTCGGCCGTGACCTGGCCGAGGTGCTCGGACCCGTCTCCGACTGGGGCCACCGCCGCCTGGAGCGGCTGGCCGAGACGCGCCCGGCGTCCTGA